One Janthinobacterium sp. TB1-E2 genomic region harbors:
- a CDS encoding sugar ABC transporter permease, producing the protein MKPHSIKQLFTQYKMLALLIAVALIWAFFSWKTEGSFLTPRNLSNLLRQMSVTGILACGMVLVIIAGEIDLSIGSLLGLLGGIAAVLDVTQHWPLALNLAAVLGCGLVIGLLNGYLTAYRGIPSFIVGLGGMLAYRGILLGITGGITIAPVSEPMVYLGQGYLPAVPGIVLGIGLFLLAAFLTWRARASRAQHGLPQTAPWADGLRLAVIGAVLYAFVQTLNGYEGIPLPVLLLLALLGLFSYITSQTVFGRRIYAVGSNMEATRLSGINVKAVKLWIFGIMGLMCALAGLINTGRLAAGSPSAGTFSELDAIAACFIGGTSMRGGSGTVYGALIGALVMASLDNGMSMLDVDTYWQMIVKGSILTLAVWVDVSTRAGRR; encoded by the coding sequence ATGAAACCGCACAGTATCAAACAGCTGTTCACCCAATACAAGATGCTGGCACTGCTGATCGCCGTGGCGCTGATCTGGGCCTTCTTTTCGTGGAAGACGGAGGGCAGTTTCCTCACGCCGCGCAACCTGTCTAACCTGCTGCGCCAGATGTCCGTCACCGGCATCCTCGCCTGCGGCATGGTGCTGGTGATTATCGCCGGCGAGATCGACCTGTCGATCGGCTCCCTGCTGGGGCTGCTCGGCGGCATCGCCGCCGTGCTGGACGTGACGCAGCATTGGCCGCTGGCGCTGAACCTGGCGGCCGTACTCGGCTGCGGCCTGGTGATCGGTTTGCTCAATGGCTATCTGACGGCGTACCGGGGCATCCCGTCCTTCATCGTCGGGCTGGGCGGCATGCTGGCGTACCGCGGCATCCTGCTGGGCATCACGGGCGGCATCACGATCGCGCCCGTCTCCGAGCCGATGGTCTACCTGGGGCAGGGCTACCTGCCCGCGGTGCCCGGCATCGTGCTGGGCATCGGCCTGTTCCTGCTGGCCGCCTTCCTGACGTGGCGCGCGCGCGCCAGCCGTGCCCAGCATGGCTTGCCGCAGACGGCGCCCTGGGCCGACGGCTTGCGCCTGGCCGTCATCGGCGCCGTGCTGTATGCCTTCGTGCAAACCCTGAACGGCTATGAAGGCATCCCGCTGCCCGTGCTGTTGCTGCTGGCCTTGCTGGGACTGTTCAGCTACATCACGAGCCAGACCGTGTTCGGCCGCCGCATCTATGCCGTCGGCAGCAATATGGAGGCGACGCGCCTGTCCGGCATCAACGTGAAAGCCGTCAAGCTGTGGATCTTCGGCATCATGGGCCTGATGTGCGCGCTGGCGGGCCTGATCAATACGGGCCGACTGGCGGCCGGTTCGCCATCGGCCGGTACCTTCAGCGAACTCGACGCGATCGCCGCCTGCTTCATCGGCGGCACCTCGATGCGCGGCGGCTCGGGCACCGTGTACGGCGCCCTGATCGGCGCGCTGGTCATGGCCAGCCTCGATAACGGCATGTCCATGCTGGACGTGGACACCTACTGGCAGATGATCGTGAAAGGCAGTATCCTCACCCTCGCCGTGTGGGTCGATGTTAGCACGCGCGCCGGACGCCGATAG
- a CDS encoding DNA-binding transcriptional regulator translates to MKLPTAHRIALLFNGNKIYDRDIIAGIAAYLNTTRVSWDLFLEEDFRCRLPGIERWQGDGIIADFDDPAVCEALAHSRLPVVAVGGSYALAEDYPAGIPYVATDNFKIVKLAYEHLVEAGLSRFACFSLPEADVNRWAQERETAFCALMERDHMRADVYRGVATSAPSWDEAVEQQIAWLNSLEKPVGIIAVSDARARQLLQACMHAGIAVPEQVALIGIDNDPLARMLTRIPLSSVIQGTEEMGRTAAHLLHQMLNGARLSGTRILVPPAGLNVLASTRHQPFQHPQVMQARHFIRQYACQGIKTEQVADYVGVSRSSLEAHFRHELGRSVHDEILHFKLDAAKTLLARGPGQVAEVAVRCGFTTVQYMHAVFKRELGCTPREFQQRSRPPPAPGQAP, encoded by the coding sequence ATGAAATTGCCGACCGCGCACCGGATCGCGCTGCTGTTTAACGGGAACAAAATCTACGACCGCGACATCATCGCGGGTATCGCCGCCTACCTGAACACGACGCGCGTGTCGTGGGACCTGTTCCTGGAAGAGGACTTTCGCTGCCGCCTGCCCGGCATCGAGCGCTGGCAGGGCGACGGCATCATCGCCGATTTCGACGATCCCGCCGTCTGCGAGGCGCTGGCGCACAGCCGCCTGCCCGTGGTGGCCGTGGGCGGCTCGTATGCGCTCGCCGAGGATTACCCGGCCGGCATCCCGTACGTGGCGACCGATAATTTCAAGATCGTCAAGCTGGCCTATGAACACCTGGTGGAAGCGGGCTTGAGCCGCTTTGCCTGTTTCAGCCTGCCCGAGGCCGATGTCAACCGCTGGGCGCAGGAGCGCGAAACGGCGTTTTGCGCCTTGATGGAGCGCGACCACATGCGCGCCGACGTGTACCGGGGCGTCGCCACCAGCGCACCGTCGTGGGACGAAGCGGTGGAGCAGCAGATCGCCTGGCTCAACAGCCTGGAAAAACCCGTCGGCATCATCGCCGTCAGCGACGCGCGCGCGCGCCAGCTGCTGCAAGCGTGCATGCACGCGGGGATCGCCGTGCCGGAGCAGGTGGCCCTGATCGGCATCGACAACGACCCGCTGGCGCGCATGCTCACGCGTATTCCCTTGAGTTCCGTGATCCAGGGCACGGAGGAAATGGGCCGCACGGCCGCGCATCTGCTGCATCAGATGTTGAATGGCGCGCGCCTGTCCGGCACGCGCATCCTCGTGCCGCCGGCTGGCCTGAACGTGCTCGCTTCCACGCGCCACCAGCCTTTCCAGCATCCGCAGGTGATGCAGGCGCGCCATTTTATTCGCCAGTACGCTTGCCAGGGCATCAAGACGGAGCAGGTGGCCGATTACGTGGGCGTGTCGCGCTCCTCGCTCGAAGCGCACTTCCGCCACGAGCTGGGGCGCAGCGTGCACGATGAAATCCTGCATTTCAAGCTCGATGCGGCCAAGACCCTGCTGGCGCGCGGGCCGGGGCAGGTGGCCGAGGTGGCCGTGCGTTGCGGCTTTACCACGGTGCAGTACATGCATGCCGTCTTCAAGCGCGAACTCGGTTGCACGCCGCGCGAATTCCAGCAGCGCAGCCGGCCGCCGCCAGCCCCCGGGCAGGCGCCATGA
- a CDS encoding 2-dehydro-3-deoxygalactonokinase produces the protein MNILTIDAGTTNTRTLLWRAGAVVAQAQLETGVRNTAIDGHNGALKQALRDTIASVLASAGIAPSDVDLALASGMITSPMGVREVPHLPAPAGLAQLAQGMQAVDLPDVLAQPLWLIPGVRNQHGAVGLHNVEAMDMMRGEETEVVALLERLQLRGAATLIMPGSHTKLISVDEQRRILGCSTTIAGELLQAITQHTLIKQSVDGGFAQTLVPKMLLAGAAAAQKTGLARACFSVRTLGQFSAIECNERANFLMGAVLSGDLLALRNSTAIQMRPDTPLVITGKPMLRQALGLLIEEHGFFYGKRIIVDDQQQANLAGHGALLIAAARGLISPQETV, from the coding sequence ATGAACATACTCACCATCGATGCCGGCACCACCAATACGCGTACCTTGCTGTGGCGCGCAGGCGCCGTCGTCGCTCAGGCGCAGCTGGAAACGGGCGTGCGCAATACCGCCATCGATGGCCATAACGGTGCGCTGAAACAGGCGCTGCGCGACACCATCGCCAGCGTGCTGGCCAGCGCCGGCATCGCGCCGTCCGACGTGGACCTGGCGCTGGCCTCGGGCATGATTACCTCGCCCATGGGTGTGCGGGAAGTGCCGCACTTGCCGGCGCCCGCCGGCCTGGCCCAGCTGGCGCAAGGCATGCAGGCGGTGGACTTGCCCGATGTGCTGGCGCAGCCCCTGTGGCTGATTCCCGGCGTGCGCAACCAGCATGGCGCCGTCGGCTTGCACAACGTCGAGGCGATGGACATGATGCGCGGCGAAGAGACGGAAGTCGTCGCGCTGCTCGAGCGCCTGCAGTTGCGGGGCGCGGCGACCCTGATCATGCCCGGCTCGCATACCAAGCTGATCAGTGTGGACGAGCAGCGCCGCATCCTCGGCTGCAGCACCACCATCGCGGGCGAGCTGCTGCAGGCGATCACGCAGCACACCCTGATCAAGCAATCGGTCGATGGCGGTTTTGCGCAAACCCTGGTGCCGAAAATGCTGCTGGCCGGCGCGGCCGCGGCGCAAAAAACGGGGCTGGCGCGCGCCTGCTTCAGCGTGCGCACCCTGGGCCAGTTCAGCGCCATCGAATGCAATGAGCGGGCCAATTTCCTGATGGGCGCCGTCCTCAGCGGCGACCTGCTGGCGCTGCGCAACAGCACGGCCATCCAGATGCGGCCCGATACCCCGCTCGTCATTACCGGCAAGCCCATGCTGCGCCAGGCGCTTGGCTTGCTGATCGAAGAACACGGATTTTTTTATGGCAAGCGCATCATCGTCGACGACCAGCAGCAAGCTAATCTGGCCGGTCACGGTGCGCTGCTGATCGCCGCCGCGCGCGGCTTGATTTCCCCGCAGGAGACAGTATGA
- the araD gene encoding L-arabinonate dehydratase, whose translation MSSNKNKRPLRSQSWFGGDDKDSFIHRSWMKNQGYPSDAFDGRPVIGICNTWSELTPCNGHFRDLAEMVKRGVLEAGGFPVEFPVMSLGETNLRPTAMLFRNLASMDVEESIRANPIDGVVLLTGCDKTTPALLMGAASVDLPTIVLSGGPMLNGNYRGKPIGSGTDVWKFSEDVRAGRMTSAEFKQAESCMSRSAGHCMTMGTASTMASMVEALGVTLPGNAAIPAVDARRKLQAQLTGRRIVDMVHEDLKLSQILTREAFENAIMVNGAIGGSTNAVIHLLAIAGRIGVDMRLGDWDRLGRDIPCLLNLMPSGQYLMEDFYYAGGLPVIIRDLLGKLHGEALTVTGATMAVNVAEAENFNPEVITPLAQPFKDEGGIAVLHGNLAPRGAVIKPSAASPELMQHRGRAVVFNSIEHYKKRVDDPALDIDASCVMVLQNCGPQGYPGMAEVGNMGLPKKLLEQGVRDMVRISDARMSGTAYGTVVLHVAPEAAVGGPLALVRDGDMIELDVAGRRLHLDVDEAELARRRAEWSAPPPAMKGGYQSMYIKHVTQADEGADLDFLVGCRGSAVPRESH comes from the coding sequence ATGAGCAGCAACAAGAACAAGCGCCCCTTGCGTTCGCAATCGTGGTTTGGTGGCGACGACAAGGACAGTTTTATTCACCGCAGCTGGATGAAGAACCAGGGCTATCCCAGCGACGCCTTCGATGGCCGTCCCGTCATCGGCATCTGCAATACCTGGTCCGAGCTGACGCCCTGCAATGGCCATTTCCGCGACCTGGCCGAGATGGTCAAGCGCGGCGTGCTCGAGGCGGGCGGCTTCCCCGTCGAATTTCCCGTGATGTCGCTGGGCGAGACGAATCTGCGCCCGACGGCCATGCTGTTCCGTAACCTGGCCAGCATGGATGTCGAGGAATCGATCCGCGCCAACCCGATCGACGGCGTGGTGCTGCTGACGGGCTGCGACAAGACCACCCCGGCCCTGCTGATGGGCGCGGCCAGCGTGGATTTGCCCACGATCGTGCTGTCGGGCGGCCCCATGCTGAACGGCAATTACCGCGGCAAGCCGATCGGCTCGGGCACCGACGTGTGGAAGTTTTCCGAAGACGTGCGCGCCGGGCGCATGACCTCGGCCGAATTCAAGCAGGCCGAATCGTGCATGTCGCGTTCCGCCGGCCACTGCATGACCATGGGCACGGCTTCGACCATGGCCAGCATGGTCGAAGCGCTGGGCGTGACCTTGCCCGGCAACGCGGCCATTCCCGCCGTCGATGCGCGCCGCAAGCTGCAGGCGCAGCTGACGGGCCGGCGTATCGTCGACATGGTGCATGAAGACCTGAAACTGTCGCAGATCCTCACGCGCGAAGCGTTTGAAAACGCCATCATGGTCAACGGCGCCATCGGCGGCTCGACCAATGCCGTGATCCATTTGCTGGCCATCGCCGGGCGCATCGGCGTGGATATGCGCCTGGGCGACTGGGATCGCCTGGGCCGCGACATTCCCTGCCTGCTGAACCTGATGCCGTCGGGCCAGTACCTGATGGAAGATTTTTACTATGCGGGCGGCCTGCCCGTGATCATCCGCGACCTGCTGGGCAAATTGCATGGCGAGGCGCTCACCGTCACGGGCGCGACCATGGCCGTCAACGTGGCCGAAGCGGAAAATTTCAATCCCGAGGTGATCACGCCGCTGGCGCAGCCATTCAAGGACGAAGGCGGCATCGCCGTCCTGCATGGCAACCTGGCCCCGCGCGGCGCCGTCATCAAGCCATCGGCGGCCTCGCCCGAGCTGATGCAGCACCGGGGCCGCGCCGTCGTCTTCAACAGCATCGAGCACTACAAAAAGCGCGTCGACGATCCCGCGCTCGATATCGATGCCAGCTGCGTGATGGTGCTGCAAAATTGCGGCCCGCAGGGCTATCCGGGCATGGCCGAAGTGGGCAATATGGGACTGCCGAAAAAACTGCTGGAGCAGGGCGTGCGCGACATGGTGCGCATCTCGGACGCGCGCATGAGCGGCACGGCCTACGGCACGGTGGTGCTGCACGTGGCGCCGGAAGCGGCCGTGGGCGGGCCGCTGGCCCTGGTGCGCGATGGCGACATGATCGAACTGGACGTGGCGGGACGCCGTTTGCACCTGGACGTCGACGAAGCGGAGCTGGCGCGCCGGCGCGCCGAGTGGAGCGCCCCGCCGCCGGCCATGAAGGGCGGTTATCAGTCGATGTACATCAAGCACGTGACGCAGGCCGACGAAGGCGCGGATCTGGACTTCCTCGTCGGCTGCCGGGGTTCGGCAGTTCCGCGCGAGTCTCATTGA
- a CDS encoding SMP-30/gluconolactonase/LRE family protein, whose protein sequence is MMGTQAQLLVDAQNFLGEGVRWCERSGRVIWTNIEGCQLHALVLATGERQSWDMPERLACFALTDSDDVLLLGLASGLAWFDARSGAVTRLHTVEGDLPMTRLNDGRCDRQGRFVFGTLDERPCRDAIGSFYRLNLDLTLERLPLPQIAISNSICFSVDGTAMYFCDSMKRAIYRWDDYLGGDASRVRVFAVLDPGPGAADGATIDADDYLWSAQWGAGRVLRFAPDGSVERKISLPVSQPSCVSLGGPHYDELFVTTAQENLTPAQLASEPLAGGLFHARQMGVRGLPEVRFGALPA, encoded by the coding sequence ATGATGGGGACACAGGCGCAATTACTGGTCGATGCGCAAAACTTCCTGGGCGAGGGCGTGCGCTGGTGCGAACGCAGCGGCCGCGTTATCTGGACGAATATCGAAGGCTGCCAGCTGCATGCGCTGGTGCTGGCCACGGGCGAGCGCCAGAGCTGGGACATGCCCGAGCGCCTGGCGTGTTTCGCGCTGACGGACAGCGACGACGTGCTGCTGCTGGGCCTGGCCTCCGGACTGGCCTGGTTTGACGCGCGCAGCGGGGCCGTCACGCGCTTGCACACGGTGGAGGGCGACTTGCCCATGACGCGCCTGAACGATGGCCGCTGCGACCGCCAGGGACGCTTTGTCTTCGGCACGCTCGATGAGCGCCCGTGCCGCGATGCGATCGGCAGCTTTTACCGCCTCAACCTGGACTTGACCCTGGAGCGCTTGCCGCTGCCGCAGATCGCCATCTCGAACAGCATCTGCTTCAGCGTCGATGGCACGGCCATGTATTTCTGCGATTCGATGAAGAGGGCGATCTACCGCTGGGACGATTACCTGGGCGGCGACGCGAGCCGGGTGCGCGTGTTTGCCGTACTCGATCCGGGGCCGGGCGCCGCCGATGGCGCCACCATTGATGCGGATGACTACCTGTGGAGCGCGCAATGGGGCGCCGGCAGGGTCTTGCGCTTCGCGCCGGACGGCAGCGTCGAGCGCAAGATCAGCCTGCCCGTTTCACAGCCCAGCTGCGTGAGCCTGGGCGGCCCGCACTACGACGAATTGTTCGTCACGACGGCGCAGGAGAATTTGACCCCGGCCCAGCTGGCGAGCGAACCTCTGGCCGGCGGATTGTTTCATGCGCGCCAGATGGGCGTGCGCGGTTTGCCGGAAGTGCGCTTTGGCGCCCTGCCGGCCTGA
- a CDS encoding bifunctional 2-keto-4-hydroxyglutarate aldolase/2-keto-3-deoxy-6-phosphogluconate aldolase produces MQKHTVFNGILERGMVGIVRADSPDAALQIAEACIAGGITALEVAFTTPDTLGVLRTLRERHGHDVLLGAGTVLDTETARAAILAGAQFIISPSVNVDTIALCQRYQVLSMPGAMTPTEIVTALQAGADIVKVFPAEMFGPAYIKALRAPLPQAPLMPTGGVTVENLNEWFASGAVAVGIGSSLSGPGATGDYAAVTARAQAFVEKMAAVRKAKSSG; encoded by the coding sequence ATGCAAAAACACACGGTTTTCAATGGCATCCTCGAACGGGGCATGGTCGGCATCGTGCGCGCCGACTCGCCCGATGCGGCGCTGCAGATCGCCGAGGCGTGCATCGCCGGCGGCATCACGGCGCTGGAAGTGGCGTTCACCACGCCCGACACCCTGGGCGTGCTGCGCACCTTGCGCGAACGCCATGGCCATGACGTGCTGCTGGGCGCGGGCACGGTGCTCGATACGGAGACGGCGCGCGCCGCCATCCTGGCCGGCGCCCAGTTCATCATTTCGCCTAGCGTCAACGTGGACACCATCGCGCTGTGCCAGCGCTACCAGGTGCTGTCCATGCCGGGTGCGATGACGCCGACGGAAATCGTCACGGCCCTGCAGGCGGGTGCCGACATCGTCAAGGTCTTCCCCGCCGAGATGTTCGGCCCCGCCTACATCAAGGCCCTGCGCGCGCCCCTGCCGCAAGCGCCATTGATGCCGACGGGCGGCGTGACGGTGGAGAACCTCAATGAATGGTTTGCCAGCGGCGCCGTGGCCGTGGGCATCGGTAGCAGCCTCAGTGGCCCGGGCGCCACGGGCGATTACGCGGCCGTGACGGCGCGCGCGCAGGCTTTCGTGGAGAAGATGGCGGCCGTGCGCAAGGCTAAGTCTTCTGGCTAG
- a CDS encoding CoA-binding protein has translation MSNIARILQDSRIIAIVGMSDKPERASHEVADYLLRHGYRVLPVNPALAGRDVLGQRAYANLTEAAAAVAPARIDIVDCFRKSEDIVPIAEEAIAVKAGCLWLQLDIVNEQAAQLARAAGLDVVMDHCTKIEHRKLAVAA, from the coding sequence ATGTCCAACATCGCCCGCATCCTGCAAGACAGCCGCATCATCGCCATCGTCGGCATGTCCGACAAGCCCGAACGCGCCAGCCATGAAGTGGCCGACTACCTGCTGCGCCATGGCTACCGCGTGCTGCCCGTCAATCCGGCCCTGGCCGGGCGCGATGTGCTGGGGCAGCGCGCCTACGCCAATCTGACGGAGGCGGCGGCCGCTGTCGCGCCGGCACGCATCGACATCGTCGACTGCTTCCGCAAATCCGAAGACATCGTGCCCATCGCCGAGGAAGCCATCGCCGTCAAGGCCGGCTGTCTGTGGCTGCAGCTCGACATCGTCAACGAGCAGGCGGCGCAGCTGGCGCGGGCGGCGGGCCTGGACGTGGTGATGGATCACTGCACAAAAATCGAGCACCGCAAGCTGGCGGTGGCGGCATGA
- a CDS encoding PPK2 family polyphosphate kinase — protein MKARTQFRAGKGFELNEDFAGKRLLGAATKAANKKLTPAQCKAMDREETVALTAQIAECQSMLYAQHKKKVLLVLQGMDTSGKDGTVKAIFSNINPMGIRAIAFKGPTDIELAHDYLWRVHQHVPVKGEIAIFNRSHYEDVLITRVQDMIDKAECQRRYAQIRDFERMLSETGTVILKIFLHISKDEQRGRLQERLDDPDRQWKFDPNDIAQRKKWDGYQRAYETAIRETDADHAPWYVVPSNSKTQRNLVVASLLLETLQGMKLEYPAPDPKLSSFKVE, from the coding sequence ATGAAGGCGCGCACGCAATTTCGCGCCGGCAAGGGCTTCGAGCTGAACGAGGATTTCGCCGGCAAGCGCCTGCTGGGCGCCGCCACCAAGGCGGCGAACAAGAAGCTGACGCCGGCCCAGTGCAAGGCCATGGACCGCGAGGAAACCGTGGCGCTGACGGCGCAGATCGCCGAGTGCCAGAGCATGCTGTACGCGCAGCACAAAAAGAAGGTGCTGCTGGTCTTGCAGGGCATGGATACGTCGGGCAAGGATGGCACGGTCAAGGCCATCTTCAGCAACATCAACCCGATGGGCATCCGCGCCATCGCGTTCAAGGGCCCTACCGATATCGAACTGGCGCACGATTACCTGTGGCGCGTGCACCAGCACGTGCCCGTGAAGGGCGAGATCGCCATCTTCAACCGCAGCCATTACGAAGATGTGCTGATCACGCGCGTGCAGGACATGATCGACAAGGCCGAATGCCAGCGCCGCTACGCGCAGATCCGCGATTTCGAGCGCATGCTGAGCGAAACGGGCACCGTCATCCTGAAAATCTTCCTGCACATCTCGAAGGATGAGCAACGGGGACGGCTGCAGGAGCGGCTTGACGATCCCGACCGCCAGTGGAAGTTCGACCCCAACGATATCGCCCAGCGCAAGAAGTGGGATGGCTACCAACGCGCCTATGAAACGGCGATCCGCGAGACGGATGCCGATCACGCGCCGTGGTATGTGGTGCCATCGAACTCCAAGACGCAGCGCAATCTCGTGGTCGCGTCCCTGCTGCTGGAAACCCTGCAGGGCATGAAGCTGGAATACCCGGCGCCGGACCCGAAACTGTCGTCTTTCAAGGTCGAGTAG
- the gabD gene encoding NADP-dependent succinate-semialdehyde dehydrogenase, with the protein MLQLKDPTLLRHQAYVNGAWVDADGGQTINVNNPATGEHIGTVPLMGAAETRRAIEAANAAWPAWRKKTAKERAAVLRRWHDLILENADDLALIMTTEQGKPLPEAKGEVQFGASFIEWFAEEGKRVAGETLQSPWPDRRLVVTKEPIGVCAAITPWNFPAAMITRKVGPALAAGCPMVLKPAEATPFSALALAVLAERAGVPAGVFSIVTGAPKDIGGEMTSNPIVRKLTFTGSTQVGRLLAEQCAPTIKKLSLELGGNAPFIVFDDADLDAAVEGAIASKYRNAGQTCVCANRLYVQDSVYDAFADKLVAAVAKLKVGNGIEAGVTQGPLIDVKAVAKVEEHVADALGKGGRLLAGGKRHALGNGFFEPTIIADVTNDMRVATEETFGPLAPLFRFKTDDEVIGLANNTEFGLAAYFYSRDIGRIWRVAEGLETGMVGVNTGLISNEIAPFGGVKQSGLGREGSTYGIEDYLVIKYICMGGI; encoded by the coding sequence ATGCTGCAGTTGAAAGATCCTACCTTGTTGCGTCACCAGGCTTACGTGAATGGAGCCTGGGTCGATGCCGATGGTGGCCAGACGATTAATGTGAACAATCCCGCCACGGGCGAACATATCGGCACGGTGCCCCTGATGGGCGCAGCCGAGACGCGCCGCGCCATCGAGGCGGCCAATGCCGCTTGGCCCGCCTGGCGCAAGAAGACGGCCAAGGAACGCGCGGCCGTGCTGCGCCGCTGGCATGACCTGATCCTGGAAAACGCCGATGACCTGGCGCTGATCATGACCACCGAGCAGGGCAAGCCCCTGCCGGAAGCGAAGGGCGAAGTGCAGTTCGGCGCTTCGTTCATCGAGTGGTTCGCCGAAGAAGGCAAGCGCGTCGCGGGCGAGACCCTGCAGTCGCCATGGCCGGACCGCCGCCTGGTCGTCACCAAGGAGCCGATCGGCGTGTGCGCCGCCATCACGCCATGGAACTTCCCCGCCGCCATGATCACCCGCAAGGTCGGTCCGGCCCTGGCAGCCGGCTGCCCGATGGTATTGAAACCGGCGGAAGCAACGCCGTTTTCCGCGCTGGCGCTGGCCGTGCTGGCCGAGCGCGCGGGCGTGCCTGCTGGCGTGTTCAGCATCGTCACGGGTGCGCCGAAAGACATCGGCGGCGAAATGACGTCGAACCCCATCGTGCGCAAGCTGACGTTTACGGGCTCGACCCAGGTGGGCCGTTTGCTGGCCGAGCAGTGCGCGCCGACGATCAAGAAACTGTCGCTGGAACTGGGCGGCAATGCGCCGTTCATCGTCTTCGATGACGCCGACCTGGACGCGGCAGTGGAAGGCGCCATCGCCTCGAAATACCGCAATGCGGGCCAGACCTGCGTCTGCGCCAACCGCCTGTACGTGCAGGACAGCGTATATGACGCGTTTGCCGACAAGCTGGTGGCGGCAGTGGCCAAGCTGAAGGTCGGCAATGGTATCGAGGCTGGTGTCACGCAAGGCCCGCTGATCGACGTCAAGGCCGTGGCCAAGGTGGAAGAACACGTGGCCGACGCGCTGGGCAAGGGTGGGCGCCTGCTGGCTGGCGGCAAGCGCCATGCGCTGGGCAATGGCTTCTTCGAGCCGACTATCATCGCCGACGTGACGAACGACATGCGCGTGGCCACCGAGGAAACCTTCGGCCCGCTGGCGCCCCTGTTCCGCTTCAAGACGGACGATGAAGTGATCGGCCTGGCCAACAACACGGAATTCGGCTTGGCTGCCTACTTCTATTCGCGCGACATCGGCCGCATCTGGCGTGTGGCCGAAGGCCTGGAAACGGGCATGGTTGGCGTGAACACGGGCCTGATCTCGAACGAGATCGCCCCCTTCGGCGGCGTCAAGCAGTCGGGCCTGGGCCGTGAAGGGTCGACCTACGGTATCGAAGATTACCTGGTCATCAAATACATCTGCATGGGCGGTATCTAG
- a CDS encoding extracellular catalytic domain type 2 short-chain-length polyhydroxyalkanoate depolymerase, with the protein MPFPHLTAHLTTLTTALLAASLLILAPGGAHAATTAKAVKPAATKDAPALPAYQADLSQTTVSGLSSGGFMAAQFAVAYSATVAGAGIIAGGPYFCSGQPGRFPYIPYLTNALSTCMNPGSAQVAPPVASELLRAANDFARERLIDDTANLKRQRVYLFSGTKDQTVTRPVVEQVGKFYQLAGTPAAQIRFIDTLGAGHAILTDSNADKPCAVTESPFINDCDYTQARDILQHLYPDLQPSSTTLTGKLIAFNQRSFIQNAYSSMNNTGYAYIPKACSSESCRVHVVFHGCLQTTQAIGDRFYTSTGYNQVADANKIIVLYPQAEPSPVYPYNPKGCWDFWGYTSINPIDPDFYRKSGTQMEAVKGMLDRLGSARNSRR; encoded by the coding sequence ATGCCCTTCCCGCACCTGACCGCGCACCTGACAACACTAACCACCGCCCTGCTGGCCGCCAGCCTGCTCATCCTGGCGCCAGGCGGCGCGCACGCCGCCACGACGGCCAAAGCCGTCAAGCCCGCCGCAACCAAGGATGCCCCCGCCCTGCCCGCCTACCAGGCTGACCTGAGCCAGACCACGGTGTCCGGCCTGTCCTCGGGCGGCTTCATGGCGGCGCAGTTTGCCGTCGCCTACTCGGCCACGGTGGCGGGCGCCGGCATCATCGCGGGCGGCCCGTATTTCTGCTCGGGCCAGCCGGGCCGCTTCCCCTACATTCCCTACCTGACGAATGCCTTGAGCACCTGCATGAACCCGGGCAGCGCGCAGGTGGCGCCGCCTGTCGCCAGCGAATTGCTGCGCGCGGCGAACGATTTTGCGCGCGAGCGTCTCATCGACGACACGGCCAACCTGAAACGCCAGCGCGTATATCTGTTCAGCGGAACGAAAGACCAGACCGTGACGCGGCCGGTGGTGGAGCAGGTGGGGAAATTCTATCAACTGGCGGGTACGCCGGCGGCGCAGATCCGCTTCATCGACACGCTAGGCGCGGGCCACGCCATCCTCACCGACAGCAACGCCGACAAGCCTTGCGCCGTGACGGAGTCGCCGTTCATCAACGACTGCGACTATACGCAGGCGCGCGACATCCTGCAGCACCTGTACCCGGATCTGCAGCCGTCGTCGACTACCCTGACGGGCAAGCTGATCGCCTTCAACCAGCGCAGCTTCATCCAGAACGCCTACTCGAGCATGAACAACACGGGCTACGCCTACATCCCGAAAGCCTGCAGCAGCGAGAGCTGCCGCGTGCACGTGGTATTCCACGGCTGCCTGCAAACGACGCAGGCCATCGGCGACCGTTTCTATACCAGCACCGGCTACAACCAGGTAGCGGACGCCAACAAGATCATCGTGCTGTATCCGCAGGCAGAACCGAGCCCCGTCTACCCGTACAACCCGAAGGGCTGCTGGGATTTCTGGGGCTACACCAGCATCAATCCGATCGACCCGGATTTCTACCGCAAGAGCGGCACGCAGATGGAAGCGGTCAAGGGCATGCTGGACAGGTTAGGATCTGCTCGCAACAGCCGTCGATAA